One Candidatus Methanoplasma cognatum DNA window includes the following coding sequences:
- a CDS encoding thiamine pyrophosphate-dependent enzyme has translation MSSLALKDLSKIPVRLASGHRLCAGCSESIIAKQILMGTDKDVVVSCATGCFEVSTTIFPYTSWNTPYIHTAFGNGAATCAGVESAYQSLKRQGKVKEDIKFVTFAGDGGTYDIGIQALSGAMERGHSMLYVCFNNEAYMNTGIQRSSATGKGASTTTSWAGSVMPGKKEFPKDMTRIMAAHGIPFAAQAAPHAWRDMVQKAQKAFSLSGPSFINAITPCPRGWRFPSDETIAISRLAVETCVWPLYEVENGTDYTLSAESQRIADGKAEKKPITEWINSQGRFSHLKEEKWAPVVESMQADVDKKWDSLLKLCKL, from the coding sequence ATGAGCTCATTGGCATTGAAGGACCTAAGCAAGATACCGGTCAGGCTGGCAAGCGGCCACAGGCTGTGCGCCGGATGCTCGGAATCGATAATCGCAAAACAGATACTTATGGGGACGGACAAGGACGTCGTGGTGTCATGCGCCACAGGGTGCTTCGAGGTATCGACGACGATATTCCCGTACACCTCGTGGAACACTCCGTACATACACACCGCGTTCGGCAACGGGGCGGCAACGTGCGCCGGGGTGGAGTCCGCATACCAATCCCTTAAGAGACAGGGCAAAGTGAAAGAGGACATAAAGTTCGTGACCTTTGCCGGGGACGGAGGAACATACGACATCGGTATCCAGGCGCTGTCGGGCGCAATGGAGAGGGGCCACAGCATGCTTTATGTCTGTTTCAACAACGAAGCGTACATGAACACAGGCATCCAGAGGTCGAGCGCGACCGGTAAAGGAGCGTCCACGACGACATCCTGGGCCGGCAGCGTCATGCCCGGGAAGAAGGAGTTCCCCAAGGACATGACCCGAATAATGGCCGCCCACGGGATACCGTTCGCCGCCCAGGCCGCGCCCCACGCGTGGAGGGACATGGTCCAGAAGGCGCAGAAGGCGTTCAGTCTGTCCGGGCCTTCGTTCATCAACGCGATAACGCCGTGTCCGAGAGGCTGGAGATTCCCCTCAGACGAGACCATCGCGATATCGAGACTTGCGGTCGAGACCTGCGTCTGGCCTCTCTATGAGGTAGAGAACGGCACCGATTATACGCTGTCAGCGGAAAGCCAGAGGATAGCCGACGGCAAGGCGGAGAAGAAGCCGATAACCGAGTGGATCAACTCCCAGGGCAGATTCAGCCACCTCAAAGAGGAGAAGTGGGCGCCCGTCGTTGAGAGCATGCAGGCGGATGTGGACAAGAAGTGGGATTCTCTCCTGAAACTTTGTAAACTTTAA
- a CDS encoding AAA family ATPase — translation MKIIIVTGMPGAGKEEFLSVAGSMGIPFARMGDAVREAYPSSPECGMGLSVGQFASAERERHGKNIWAKRTIERMSGGLFLVDGCRSMDEVRSFKELSGNVRIIGIHSPPEVRYERLVKRGREDAPQSRTEFSERDSREISWGLAEVIALSDIMIINDSSLGEFRSASERILKEFR, via the coding sequence ATGAAGATCATTATAGTCACCGGGATGCCGGGAGCCGGCAAAGAAGAGTTCCTTTCGGTCGCAGGTTCGATGGGGATCCCGTTCGCGCGTATGGGGGATGCGGTAAGGGAAGCGTATCCGTCGTCGCCGGAATGCGGCATGGGATTGAGCGTAGGGCAGTTCGCAAGTGCGGAAAGAGAACGGCACGGAAAGAACATCTGGGCAAAACGGACCATCGAGCGTATGAGCGGCGGCCTGTTCCTTGTGGACGGTTGCAGGAGCATGGACGAGGTCAGGTCCTTCAAAGAGCTCAGCGGGAACGTCCGGATAATAGGGATACACTCCCCTCCTGAAGTAAGATACGAAAGGCTCGTGAAAAGAGGGAGGGAGGACGCCCCCCAAAGCAGGACGGAATTCAGCGAAAGGGACTCCAGAGAGATATCATGGGGATTGGCCGAGGTCATTGCCCTGTCCGACATAATGATCATCAACGATTCAAGCCTCGGTGAGTTCCGTTCCGCATCCGAAAGGATACTGAAGGAGTTCAGATGA
- a CDS encoding 2-oxoacid:acceptor oxidoreductase family protein, translating to MVTANEILAEVSINAGKYVKAFPEFGPERMGAPIKAFARISESPIRIHTQVYDPDIVIVIDPTLIGKVDVGKGLKSGGTIIANYSGSSSDLQKAIGTNAECHAVDATKISLEEIGRPMVNTSMLGALVKVRPIIRYEALESHIRTKFEGKLQEKAIEQNLKALKRAFEEVQ from the coding sequence GTGGTCACGGCAAACGAGATACTCGCCGAGGTGTCCATCAACGCCGGGAAATACGTCAAGGCTTTCCCGGAGTTCGGACCGGAAAGAATGGGGGCCCCGATAAAAGCATTTGCAAGGATATCGGAAAGCCCTATAAGGATCCACACACAGGTCTATGATCCCGACATTGTCATAGTGATCGACCCGACGCTGATAGGCAAGGTAGACGTCGGGAAAGGCCTCAAGAGCGGAGGGACGATAATCGCGAATTACTCCGGTTCTTCGTCCGATCTTCAGAAGGCCATAGGCACGAACGCAGAATGTCATGCCGTGGACGCGACGAAGATATCTCTGGAAGAGATAGGCCGCCCCATGGTCAATACCTCAATGCTCGGTGCTTTGGTAAAAGTAAGGCCGATCATCCGCTACGAGGCGTTGGAGAGCCATATCAGAACAAAATTCGAGGGTAAGCTTCAGGAAAAGGCGATAGAGCAGAACCTGAAAGCGCTCAAGAGAGCATTTGAGGAGGTGCAGTGA
- a CDS encoding aspartate 1-decarboxylase, with translation MLRSKIHRATVTDTRLDYEGSITIDGELLERAGIWVGEKVTIANVNNGARFETYVFKGDKSTGTVAINGAAARLCEKGDKIIIMGYELTSEPIGSKVILVDDNNKIIKEFVY, from the coding sequence ATGCTCAGAAGCAAGATCCATAGAGCGACGGTCACAGATACCCGGCTAGATTACGAAGGCAGTATCACTATAGACGGGGAACTTTTGGAGAGGGCCGGAATATGGGTGGGGGAGAAGGTCACCATAGCAAACGTCAACAACGGCGCGCGCTTCGAGACCTATGTCTTCAAAGGCGACAAGAGCACCGGCACGGTGGCGATTAACGGTGCCGCCGCCAGACTTTGCGAGAAAGGCGACAAGATCATAATCATGGGGTATGAGCTGACCTCGGAACCTATCGGCTCAAAGGTGATCCTTGTCGACGACAACAACAAAATAATCAAGGAATTCGTGTATTGA
- a CDS encoding ABC transporter ATP-binding protein codes for MSLLNIDSLSYKYNEKVVLDQITLGIKGGEVIGILGPNGCGKTTLLKNLNRNLKPHGGCVMIDETDIDDISKREIAQSIAAVPQSNEIRFAFTVREIVTMGRMPFQEPFRGETTDDLRIIEKAMEETGLTEFAERYINTLSGGERQRAIIARAITQTPKIILMDEPTLHLDINMQFEVLDLIRDLSKENGLAVVIVSHDLPMVTRYCDRIVLIHDHKVFAMGTPEEVLTKENMRIVFNVDAELEKDPRTGKNTVRLFGSCK; via the coding sequence GTGAGCCTCCTCAATATCGATTCTTTATCATACAAATATAATGAGAAAGTAGTGCTCGATCAGATAACGCTTGGCATAAAGGGCGGAGAGGTGATAGGAATACTGGGGCCGAACGGCTGCGGTAAAACAACGTTGCTGAAAAATCTGAACAGGAACCTAAAACCACATGGCGGATGCGTCATGATAGACGAAACCGACATAGATGACATCTCAAAGAGAGAGATCGCACAGAGCATAGCGGCGGTTCCTCAATCCAATGAGATAAGATTTGCCTTCACTGTCAGGGAAATAGTAACAATGGGCAGAATGCCCTTCCAGGAACCATTCCGCGGAGAGACCACGGACGATCTCAGGATAATTGAAAAGGCAATGGAAGAGACCGGCTTAACGGAGTTTGCCGAGAGATACATAAACACACTGAGCGGAGGAGAGAGGCAGCGCGCGATAATAGCCAGGGCGATAACCCAGACTCCGAAGATAATACTGATGGACGAGCCGACCCTGCATCTTGACATCAACATGCAGTTCGAGGTCCTGGATCTCATCCGGGACCTTTCGAAGGAGAACGGCCTTGCCGTGGTTATCGTATCTCACGACCTTCCCATGGTGACGAGGTACTGCGACCGCATAGTGCTCATCCACGATCACAAAGTGTTTGCGATGGGAACTCCGGAAGAGGTTCTCACCAAAGAGAACATGAGGATCGTGTTCAACGTCGACGCCGAACTGGAGAAGGATCCCCGCACCGGGAAGAACACAGTGCGCCTTTTCGGGTCATGCAAATAA
- a CDS encoding 4Fe-4S binding protein, producing MANIANYKDMVIGDRVIEPGSSEKFHTGDWRSSVPVVNKSECIDCLTCWVYCPDNSIIVEDGKFIGIKMSHCKGCGICAKVCPKKIITMKEE from the coding sequence ATGGCCAACATAGCTAACTACAAGGACATGGTGATCGGAGACCGCGTGATCGAACCCGGAAGTTCCGAGAAATTCCACACAGGGGACTGGAGAAGTTCCGTTCCCGTTGTGAACAAAAGCGAATGCATAGACTGTCTCACCTGCTGGGTGTACTGTCCCGATAACAGCATAATCGTGGAGGACGGCAAATTCATAGGGATAAAGATGTCCCACTGCAAGGGCTGCGGTATCTGTGCGAAGGTCTGCCCCAAGAAGATAATAACGATGAAGGAGGAGTGA
- the ppsA gene encoding phosphoenolpyruvate synthase: MDKKIVDINELRVDDLPYVGGKGANLGELTSAGFPVPGAFVLTTVAYDHFLERSGISKDIEKELKGIDRSSDQSLTDASKRIRALFETCGIPDDLKKEIASSYRLIVPKGEIGFVAVRSSATAEDLPDASFAGQQETYLNVESEDSLFDKIRKCWSSLFTARAIAYREKQGFVHSAVKIAVVIQKMVNSEVSGIMFTVDPHSGAKNIIIEGGYGLGEAIVGGEVTPDTYVIDKSKMTITKKRISSQKWKYVRGPDGGCLKEDVHNGDDKKQKMEDARILEMAEIGRQVEIHYQKPMDIEWCIEGGKAYLVQARPITAVGNSGTKGENDASSEDILLTGLGASPGFATGTVRIYEESMSLDVVKDGDVLVTKMTMPDMVPAMSRSAAIVTDEGGMTCHAAIISRELGTPCVVGTGSATEVLKDGDTITVDGTTGTVYRGAIKKKEESGGQTADVISAEFVPITGTKVMVNMSMPSKADEIAKLPCDGVGLMRSEFLFTNYIGEHPCAVIDEGRSEELIDKLAEGMSKVARAFYPRPIILRTSDFKTNEYRDMKGGVDYEPNEENPMIGWRGCSRYISENYREAFMCELRAIKKVRDELGLKNLHVMLPFVRTIFEVEDIIAMMNSVGLRRSLDFKLYFMAEIPVNIFMAEEFCKYCDAFSIGSNDLTQLILGCDRDSDILGRMGYFDERNPGVKAAISQLIKIAHKNGKTVGICGQGPSVYPEFAEFLVEEGIDSISLNPDTFVKTKRNIASAEQKILLKGLRELNEKQ; this comes from the coding sequence ATGGACAAGAAGATAGTGGATATCAACGAACTGCGCGTGGATGACTTACCTTATGTCGGCGGAAAAGGAGCGAACCTCGGCGAGCTCACCTCCGCCGGTTTCCCGGTCCCCGGGGCATTCGTTCTTACGACCGTTGCCTATGATCATTTCCTAGAAAGAAGCGGGATCTCAAAAGACATAGAAAAGGAGCTCAAAGGCATAGACAGGTCCTCGGACCAGAGCCTCACCGATGCTTCCAAACGGATCAGGGCTCTGTTCGAGACCTGCGGAATACCTGACGACCTGAAAAAAGAGATAGCCTCCAGCTACAGGCTGATAGTCCCCAAGGGTGAGATCGGTTTCGTGGCCGTAAGATCAAGCGCGACGGCCGAGGACCTCCCGGACGCAAGCTTCGCGGGCCAGCAGGAGACATACCTGAACGTTGAGAGCGAGGATAGCCTGTTCGATAAAATAAGGAAATGCTGGTCCTCCCTGTTCACGGCCAGAGCGATAGCCTACAGAGAGAAGCAGGGATTTGTCCACAGCGCCGTGAAGATCGCCGTCGTCATACAGAAGATGGTCAACTCCGAGGTGTCCGGGATAATGTTCACCGTGGATCCCCACAGCGGGGCAAAGAACATCATCATCGAGGGCGGATACGGCCTCGGCGAGGCAATCGTCGGAGGGGAAGTGACCCCCGACACATACGTCATCGACAAATCAAAGATGACCATAACCAAGAAAAGGATATCCAGCCAGAAGTGGAAATATGTCAGAGGGCCGGACGGAGGGTGCCTGAAGGAAGACGTTCACAACGGCGATGACAAAAAACAGAAGATGGAGGACGCCCGCATACTGGAGATGGCGGAGATCGGCCGCCAGGTGGAGATACACTATCAGAAGCCCATGGATATAGAATGGTGCATCGAAGGGGGCAAAGCGTACCTTGTGCAGGCGAGGCCCATAACGGCCGTCGGAAACTCCGGAACCAAAGGAGAGAACGACGCCTCCAGCGAGGACATACTCCTCACCGGGCTCGGCGCAAGCCCTGGTTTCGCCACAGGAACGGTCAGAATATACGAAGAATCCATGAGCCTTGATGTGGTGAAGGACGGGGATGTCCTCGTCACGAAGATGACAATGCCGGACATGGTCCCCGCCATGAGCAGGTCCGCCGCGATCGTCACCGACGAGGGCGGGATGACCTGCCACGCCGCGATAATATCAAGGGAATTGGGAACGCCCTGCGTCGTAGGGACGGGGAGCGCGACCGAGGTCCTGAAGGACGGGGATACGATAACGGTCGACGGAACCACCGGCACCGTATACAGAGGCGCGATAAAGAAGAAAGAGGAATCCGGCGGCCAGACCGCGGACGTGATCTCGGCGGAGTTCGTCCCCATCACGGGGACCAAGGTCATGGTGAACATGAGCATGCCTTCGAAGGCCGATGAGATCGCGAAACTTCCATGCGACGGCGTCGGCCTTATGAGAAGCGAATTCCTTTTCACAAATTACATTGGAGAGCACCCCTGCGCCGTCATAGACGAGGGAAGATCGGAAGAACTGATCGACAAACTTGCGGAAGGCATGTCGAAGGTCGCGAGGGCATTTTACCCCAGGCCGATAATCCTAAGAACATCGGACTTCAAGACGAACGAGTACCGCGACATGAAAGGCGGCGTTGACTACGAACCGAACGAAGAGAACCCGATGATAGGATGGAGGGGATGCTCGAGGTACATATCCGAGAATTACAGGGAAGCGTTCATGTGCGAACTCAGAGCAATAAAAAAGGTCCGCGACGAGCTCGGACTGAAGAACCTGCACGTGATGCTGCCTTTCGTCAGGACGATATTCGAGGTCGAGGACATCATCGCCATGATGAACAGCGTCGGCCTGAGAAGGAGTCTGGACTTCAAACTATACTTCATGGCGGAGATTCCCGTCAATATCTTCATGGCCGAGGAGTTCTGCAAGTACTGCGACGCGTTCTCAATCGGGTCCAACGATCTTACCCAGCTCATACTGGGATGCGACCGCGACTCCGATATACTGGGACGCATGGGCTACTTCGACGAGAGGAACCCCGGCGTGAAGGCTGCGATATCCCAGCTGATCAAGATCGCTCACAAGAACGGAAAGACCGTCGGAATATGCGGACAGGGTCCTTCGGTATACCCGGAGTTCGCAGAGTTCCTCGTTGAGGAAGGGATAGATTCAATCTCGCTCAACCCGGACACTTTCGTGAAGACCAAGAGGAACATAGCGTCGGCCGAGCAGAAGATATTGCTGAAAGGTCTCAGGGAGCTTAACGAGAAGCAGTGA
- a CDS encoding ribonuclease HI family protein, whose amino-acid sequence MYRIFSDGGSRGNPGPSAYAIVVTKDDKIIHQHSEFLGIRTNNYAEYRGLIAGLAKAIELGAERAEFVMDSELVIKQMTGEYEIRSGSIKGLYLDAMALSSMIPDITFKNVRRSEMLIPMADALVNKELDTHQ is encoded by the coding sequence ATGTACCGAATATTCTCAGACGGAGGATCGCGGGGCAACCCAGGCCCTTCCGCTTATGCGATAGTTGTCACCAAAGATGACAAGATCATTCACCAGCATTCCGAGTTCCTGGGTATCAGGACCAACAACTACGCCGAATACCGAGGGCTGATAGCGGGTCTGGCTAAAGCCATAGAACTGGGAGCCGAACGCGCGGAGTTCGTGATGGACTCCGAGCTCGTGATCAAACAGATGACCGGCGAGTACGAGATCAGGAGCGGCAGCATCAAAGGCCTGTACCTCGACGCGATGGCCCTCTCGTCGATGATCCCCGATATCACTTTCAAAAACGTACGGCGTTCCGAGATGCTCATACCGATGGCCGACGCCTTAGTGAACAAAGAGCTGGATACGCATCAGTGA
- the porA gene encoding pyruvate ferredoxin oxidoreductase produces the protein MSNHIAINGDAAVALAWKQIDPDVCAAYPITPQTIIVEKFAEYVANGEVSTEFVCVESEHSALTLCTTSASAGARTFTATASQGLAYMWEMMPIAAAMRVPLIMAVANRAVSGPIDIHNDHGDVMSARDCGWISLFAENVQEAYDMSVIAPRITEHPNVQLPGLVNLDGFILTHAIERISPLDNEAVRKFVGEYKPIYPLLDVKNPISHNLLDGPMFYFAHKYQSVVAMDNAFEVTENAFKEFEKISGRRYNIIEEYKCEDAECIAIVLGSSFGTMKEAIDQLRKEGLKVGAAMPRLFRPWPIEGLAKLMKGKKTVIVMDKHLSIGAYGPMFPEVVAAALENESMPKMYNYVFGLGGVDTMVSDFVSMFKDVAGGKAKRINFLGVKE, from the coding sequence ATGAGCAACCATATCGCAATAAACGGAGACGCGGCGGTCGCGCTTGCGTGGAAACAGATAGATCCCGACGTCTGCGCCGCATACCCCATCACGCCTCAGACCATAATAGTCGAGAAGTTCGCCGAGTACGTAGCGAACGGGGAAGTGTCGACGGAGTTCGTCTGCGTCGAATCCGAGCACAGCGCCCTTACGCTGTGCACCACATCCGCATCCGCCGGAGCCAGAACGTTCACGGCGACGGCGTCGCAGGGTCTGGCCTACATGTGGGAGATGATGCCGATAGCGGCGGCCATGAGGGTCCCGCTGATAATGGCGGTCGCGAACAGAGCGGTCAGCGGACCAATAGACATCCACAATGACCACGGCGACGTCATGTCGGCGAGGGACTGCGGGTGGATATCGCTGTTCGCGGAGAATGTCCAGGAGGCGTATGACATGTCGGTGATCGCCCCCAGGATAACCGAGCACCCCAATGTCCAGCTCCCCGGACTCGTCAACCTCGACGGGTTCATACTCACACACGCAATAGAAAGGATATCCCCCCTCGACAACGAGGCCGTCAGGAAATTCGTCGGAGAGTACAAGCCGATCTATCCGCTTCTGGATGTGAAGAACCCCATATCCCACAACCTTCTGGACGGACCGATGTTCTACTTCGCCCACAAATACCAGTCGGTCGTGGCGATGGACAATGCGTTCGAAGTAACGGAGAATGCATTCAAGGAGTTCGAGAAGATCTCCGGCAGAAGATACAACATTATTGAAGAATACAAGTGCGAGGACGCGGAATGCATCGCGATTGTTCTTGGATCGTCATTCGGGACCATGAAGGAAGCGATCGACCAGCTCCGCAAGGAAGGATTGAAGGTCGGAGCGGCGATGCCCCGTCTTTTCAGACCCTGGCCGATCGAAGGGCTGGCAAAACTCATGAAAGGGAAGAAGACGGTCATTGTCATGGACAAGCACCTGAGCATCGGAGCATACGGTCCGATGTTCCCCGAGGTCGTCGCTGCGGCCCTGGAGAACGAATCCATGCCGAAGATGTACAACTACGTATTCGGTCTCGGAGGAGTGGACACAATGGTCTCCGACTTCGTGTCGATGTTCAAGGACGTGGCCGGAGGGAAGGCAAAGAGGATAAACTTCCTGGGGGTGAAAGAATGA
- the pyrI gene encoding aspartate carbamoyltransferase regulatory subunit, which yields MDNKIAETKIPPIRNGTVIDHIASGQALNVLKILGVNEHNIDSVISIGMHVLSTKTQGWKDVIKVEDRELDHVTVGKIALIAPDATISIIRDYYVAEKFKVRLDDHIIGLAKCSNPNCITNRGEPVIPEFIVGERNPPKLRCVYCDRILTNISENLL from the coding sequence ATGGATAACAAGATCGCCGAGACCAAGATACCGCCCATCAGGAACGGCACCGTCATCGATCACATCGCCAGCGGTCAGGCTCTCAACGTCCTTAAGATACTGGGGGTCAACGAGCATAACATCGACTCGGTGATAAGCATCGGCATGCACGTCCTGTCTACCAAGACCCAAGGATGGAAGGACGTGATAAAGGTGGAGGACAGGGAACTCGACCATGTGACGGTGGGGAAGATAGCGCTTATCGCGCCGGACGCGACGATATCCATCATAAGGGATTATTACGTGGCAGAGAAGTTCAAGGTCAGGCTGGACGACCATATCATAGGGCTGGCCAAATGCAGCAACCCCAACTGCATCACCAACAGGGGGGAGCCCGTCATTCCGGAATTCATAGTGGGAGAGCGCAACCCCCCTAAGCTCAGATGCGTCTACTGCGACAGGATATTGACAAACATCTCTGAGAACCTCTTGTGA
- a CDS encoding iron ABC transporter permease, whose translation MFLSVLLDLTWAAYHLSLRDVWDVLMGNGTGANNLIVKEVNAPRVIFGVFVGAGLGVTGGVMQAVFRNPLASPYLLGLSSGASLGAAIAILFSVPFIPLAIVQPTLAFVFCLGTMFLVYMLARGGGSIRTETLILAGVAVSSLIAAAVSFLTYIAPSEKMGDIVFWTMGSLGKVTWEEMAFAIPIIVAGIILMLTQMKNLNAMMLGDNHAMDLGVDVKKVRLFLLIVSSLVVAAAVAFVGAIGFIGLVIPHIFRLLLGPDNRLILPLSTFGGAGFILLCDSVAHAVSPVVTTLPVGVVTAFIGAPFFIYLLSRKRNEVGW comes from the coding sequence TTGTTCTTATCAGTACTTCTGGATCTCACTTGGGCCGCCTACCATTTGTCACTGCGGGATGTGTGGGATGTCCTGATGGGCAACGGCACTGGCGCGAACAACCTAATTGTCAAAGAGGTCAATGCTCCAAGGGTCATATTCGGTGTCTTCGTAGGAGCCGGCTTAGGAGTAACAGGCGGTGTGATGCAGGCGGTCTTTAGGAATCCTTTGGCATCGCCCTATCTTCTTGGATTATCTTCCGGAGCTTCGTTGGGTGCTGCTATTGCGATCTTATTCTCGGTGCCTTTCATTCCCCTTGCAATAGTCCAACCCACACTGGCATTCGTATTCTGTCTCGGAACAATGTTCCTTGTTTACATGCTTGCCAGAGGCGGGGGCAGCATCAGGACTGAGACGCTGATACTTGCCGGCGTAGCAGTATCATCATTGATCGCTGCAGCAGTATCATTCCTGACATATATTGCACCAAGCGAAAAGATGGGAGATATCGTCTTCTGGACCATGGGCAGCCTTGGCAAGGTCACCTGGGAGGAGATGGCATTTGCGATACCCATAATTGTTGCGGGGATCATCCTTATGCTTACACAGATGAAGAACCTCAACGCCATGATGCTTGGAGACAATCACGCTATGGACCTTGGGGTCGATGTAAAAAAAGTCAGACTTTTCCTTCTGATAGTATCATCTCTTGTTGTCGCGGCAGCAGTAGCATTCGTCGGAGCGATAGGTTTTATCGGGTTGGTCATACCGCATATATTCAGGCTTCTGCTCGGACCGGACAACCGTTTGATCTTACCGTTAAGCACATTCGGAGGTGCAGGCTTCATACTGTTATGTGACTCTGTGGCACATGCTGTCTCCCCGGTCGTGACGACGTTACCGGTAGGCGTCGTAACGGCATTCATCGGTGCTCCGTTCTTCATTTACCTTTTATCAAGAAAAAGAAACGAGGTGGGATGGTGA
- a CDS encoding DUF92 domain-containing protein, producing the protein MELITQMILSGILSAALSIVAYKFRMLTSSGAIASFLVGYVVGVFGSVYWLILLVAFTLVGLAATKMNISDKKQYGLQEGDFGERTHKNVLGVGFPACLFAFLYGFMHLYFNKEYDLAMTAAFITVLSVAAADTVASEIGIRDRKVWLITTFERVKRGTDGGVSVLGTLSSIAAAAFTSIVGWLLIFGGLGADGIYILVPITMGIAGSLIDSVLGATLERKGRITKYTNNSVSALAAAWLGVAIILFL; encoded by the coding sequence ATGGAATTAATTACCCAGATGATACTTTCTGGCATATTGTCGGCGGCCTTGTCGATAGTTGCCTATAAGTTCAGGATGCTGACGTCCTCAGGGGCGATAGCGTCGTTCTTGGTCGGGTACGTTGTGGGTGTGTTCGGTTCCGTCTATTGGCTGATACTCCTTGTCGCCTTCACGCTTGTCGGTCTTGCCGCGACGAAGATGAACATCAGCGACAAAAAACAATACGGTCTGCAGGAAGGCGATTTCGGAGAGAGAACGCATAAGAACGTTCTGGGGGTGGGTTTCCCGGCATGCCTGTTCGCATTCCTCTACGGATTCATGCATTTATATTTTAACAAGGAGTACGACCTGGCGATGACCGCTGCGTTCATAACCGTCCTCTCGGTCGCCGCTGCGGACACGGTTGCGAGCGAAATAGGGATCAGGGACAGGAAGGTTTGGCTCATAACGACCTTTGAAAGAGTTAAACGCGGGACGGACGGAGGAGTGTCCGTACTCGGGACGCTGTCATCCATTGCGGCAGCGGCGTTCACAAGCATTGTGGGGTGGCTGCTCATCTTCGGCGGCCTGGGCGCCGACGGCATCTACATCCTAGTACCGATAACGATGGGCATCGCCGGGAGCTTGATCGACAGCGTGCTCGGCGCGACCCTTGAGAGAAAGGGAAGGATCACGAAATACACCAACAACTCCGTCAGCGCGCTTGCCGCCGCATGGCTCGGAGTGGCCATCATCCTGTTCCTCTGA
- a CDS encoding CBS domain-containing protein produces MPSPTVADYMIRDVQTVTPDMTVRQVREKIIKSSFHGFPIVENEYLLGYVTAKELLRVMDRPDAKMREIMNRGTLCAIPSMSIEDATRILFRYGLRNLPVVDEERKIVGIISNIDVVRSQIERSRPAKVMSVKNLLEQQNGIRLKISNQEVPISELIPTQKEVYMDELIGRQYEIKRGLNEPLIVIKRRNGYLVVDGHHRILAAQKLGLGTFNAIVLEPNDLNAKLGLEKTAEKWGLKTLGDIRIIDGSKHPFMEVTTMLLPQEQANGLNERLISGSDANSPDH; encoded by the coding sequence ATGCCGTCGCCGACAGTCGCAGACTATATGATAAGGGACGTCCAGACAGTGACACCGGACATGACCGTCAGGCAGGTCAGGGAAAAGATAATCAAATCGAGTTTCCACGGCTTCCCTATAGTGGAGAACGAGTACTTGCTCGGATATGTCACGGCGAAGGAGCTGCTAAGGGTCATGGACAGGCCGGACGCTAAGATGAGGGAGATAATGAACCGCGGGACCCTCTGTGCCATTCCGTCCATGTCGATCGAGGACGCCACCAGGATACTTTTCAGATACGGACTCAGGAACCTGCCGGTGGTGGACGAGGAAAGGAAGATAGTCGGTATCATTTCAAACATAGACGTGGTGAGGTCCCAGATAGAAAGATCGAGGCCGGCCAAAGTGATGTCTGTGAAGAACCTGCTGGAACAGCAGAACGGGATAAGACTCAAGATATCCAATCAGGAGGTTCCGATAAGCGAGCTCATACCAACCCAGAAGGAGGTCTACATGGACGAGCTTATCGGCCGTCAGTATGAGATCAAAAGAGGGCTGAACGAACCCCTCATCGTGATAAAAAGGAGGAACGGGTACCTGGTGGTCGACGGCCACCACAGGATCCTGGCCGCACAGAAGCTGGGTCTCGGTACTTTCAACGCGATCGTGCTTGAGCCGAACGATCTTAACGCCAAGCTCGGGCTGGAGAAGACGGCGGAGAAGTGGGGCCTCAAGACCCTCGGCGATATAAGAATAATAGACGGGTCTAAGCACCCGTTCATGGAAGTAACGACCATGCTGCTCCCGCAGGAGCAGGCCAACGGCCTGAATGAGAGACTCATCAGCGGGTCGGATGCTAATAGCCCTGATCACTGA